The stretch of DNA TTCACGCCGACATCGACGTACCCGACGCCTGGCATGACCGGAAACTGCCGCCCCTGACCCTGCAACTGCTGCTCGAGAACGCTGTAAAACATAACAGTTTCACAGCATCGAAGCCGTTGCATATTCAGATAGAAAGTACCGAACCCGACAGGCTGACGGTTCGTAACAATCGCCAGCCGAAACCTGCCAATGGCGTTCATCTGACCGACCTGGAGCCATCAGGAATTGGCCTGAAAAATATTGATAACCGTTACCGGCTGCTGGGTCAACAACGGCCTCTTGTTCATAAAACGGAGACCGAATTTTCTGTACAACTGCCGCTTCTCCTATGACCGTACTACTCATTGAAGATGAACAGGCAGCCGCCCGTCGACTCACCCGGCTCCTGCTCGACATCGACCCAACCTTACAGATTGGCCCCGCGCTGGGTAGTGTAGCCGCTGCCGTAATGCATCTGCAAACCCAACCCCATCCTGATCTGATTTTGAGCGATATACAGCTTTCCGATGGGTTGAGTTTTGCTGTTTTCAGGCAGGTTGAGCCGCGTTGCCCCATTATTTTTACCACTGCCTACGACGAATATGCCATTCAGGCGTTCAAGCTGAACTCGCTCGATTATTTGCTCAAACCCATTGTGGCAACGGAATTACAGGCGGCTTTGGCAAAGTTCAGGAAATTGACACAATCCCAATCGCCCTCCGTTGACTATCAGCAGCTTTGGCAGGCGCTGAATCAATCGCAGCGAACGTATAGGCAACGATTTCTGATTAGCTATCGCGATACCTACCGCACAATTCCAGCCAGCGAGGTGGCCTATTTTTACTCAGAAAACAAAATTACCCGGCTGGTATGTCCCGATGGCAAATGGTATCCGCTAACCGAAACCCTCGAAGAACTCGCCGAACAGCTAAACCCGAATCAGTTTTTTCGCGCCAATCGGCAGTATATTATCAACCTGACCAGCATCGTCACCATTCATAAGCACTTTAACGGTCGTTTGAAAGTAGATTTGCAGCCACCCATCCCCGACGACCTGTTCGTAAGTCGTGAACGCGCCGACGAGTTCAGGAATTGGTTGAATCAATAAGCAGGCCGATCAGGCTATCTTCACATACTATGCCCCTAACTCTCCAACCCCTCACTGAGGCCGACGTTGCCTTTGCCATTGATGCCGAAAATCACCCCGACAATCGACGGTTTGTTGGTCAATGGACAGCCGAGCAATACCGTAACGCCCTCGCCGATCCCAATTACCAATGCTTCGTATTCATGGCAAACGGCGAACGTGTAGGCCACTGCCTGCTCTATGATTTGCAGAATCCCGACAATGCTGTGCTGCTAAAGCGAATTGTGATACAGGCGAAAGGAAATGGCTACGGACGAGCCGCCCTGCACGAACTGGCGCAGTACACGTTTAAAATACTAAAAGCCAACCGGCTATGGCTCGACGTTCGGGCATTTAACGACCGGGCTAAGTCGTTGTATGAATCGGTGGGGTTTGTTTGCGAAGGTACGTTGCGCCGGGCCTCGCGCGTAGACGACGACTATGTAGACCTGAACCTGTACGGTCTGTTGCGCGAAGAGTATGTTGAAAAATAGAAAAAGCCGCGCAGGGCGGCATAGCAGATTAACCCTAAGGTAGAGATAGTTGCGTTAAAACAAAAAAGCCAAGCGAGACACCCTCTTGGCTTTCTGATTTACTCAACGTTATGAAAAACTTTTCTTTTCGACACAAGTATAGAACAAAATTCGCAAAAAAAGATTCTATCGCAACAAAAAATTTTATTAAACAGGCTAATACCCTGACGATTAGCTATTTACAAATAATTTTTTCTAAATTATTTTGAGTATATATACTTACTCTATCACACCATCGCGGATTGTAACGGTCCGGTCGGCAAGGGCTGCGAGTGCCTCGTTATGCGTCACAATAATGAACGTCTGCCCAAGTTCATCCCGTAATCGAAAAAATAACTGATGTAATTCTTCCGCATTTCGCGAATCTAAGTTACCACTCGGTTCGTCGGCAAATACAATTGCCGGTTCGTTGATAAGTGCCCGCGCCACCGCCACACGCTGTTGTTCGCCCCCCGATAGCTGCGAGGGCAGATTACCGAGCCGCTCACGCAGCCCCAGCGTAGTTAAAAGCGATTCGGCCCGTTGCCGTACAGTGCGTTCATCTTTGCCCGCAATGAAACCCGGCAAACACACGTTCTCCAGTGCCGTAAACTCGGGTAGCAGGTTGTTGAATTGAAAAACAAACCCGATACGTTCGTTGCGGAAACGAGCCAACTGGTTGTCGGTCAAAATAAACACGTCCTGATTGGCAATCTGAAGGCTACCCGTGTCGGGCCGGTCGAGCGTACCCAGAATGTGCAGCAGCGTGGTTTTTCCCGCGCCCGACGCCCCTACAATCGACACCACTTCGCCGGGTTCGATGGTCAGATTAATCCCTTTTAGAACAGATAAATTACCGTAATTCCGGCGCAAATCAGAAGCGTGTAACAGCGGCATTTTTGAGTAATGAGTGATGAATGATGAGTGATGAGTGGCTTGAGTTGGCTAAAAACTCATCGTTCATCGCTCATCACTCATCACTTCGTATTAACTTGCCGCCAAAATTACGATTTTCAACACTCCTTGTTATAGTTGCCATGAACATACACGAGTATCAGGGTAAAGACATTCTCAAGAAGTACGGCGTTCGGATTCAGGAAGGCATTGTAGCCGAATCGCCCGAAAAAGCCGTTGAAGCCGCCAAACAGATTATGGCACAAACTGGCTCAAAGTTCGTGGTAGTAAAATCACAGATTCATGCGGGTGGCCGGGGTAAAGGTAAAATCGTTGGCTCCGAACAACGGGGTGTGGCCCTGGCAAAGTCGGTCGATGATGTACGGACTATTGCTATTAACCTGATTGGCAACGTATTGGTTACGCACCAAACGGGTCCCGAAGGCAAAAAAGTAAACAAAATATTAGTTGCCCAGGATGTGTTCTACCCCGGCGCATCGGAGCCCAAAGAGATGTACCTCGGCATTCTGCTCGACCGCTCGAAAGCCTGCAACGTAATTATGGCGAGCACCGAAGGCGGTATGGACATTGAAGAAGTGGCCGAAAAAACGCCCGAAAAAATCGTTAAAGAGTGGATCGACCCCGCCGTTGGTCTACAGCCGTTTCAGGCACGCAAAATTGCGTTTGGTCTGGGGTTGGAGGGTGAAGCTTTCAAAGAAATGGTGAAGTTCGTGACCTCGCTCTACAAGGCGTATGTGGATACCGATGCGTCGATGTTCGAGATCAACCCGGTGCTGAAAACGTCGGATAACAAGATTCTGGCCGTTGACGCGAAGGTAAATTTAGACGACAACGCACTCTATCGCCATCCCGACCTCGCCAACCTGCGCGACCTGAGCGAAGAAGACCCGCTCGAAGTAGAAGCCTCGGCCAACGACCTCAACTACGTGAAACTCGATGGTAATGTGGGCTGTATGGTGAACGGAGCCGGACTGGCGATGGCAACGATGGACATCATCAAACTGTCGGGTGGCGAACCGGCCAACTTCCTCGACGTGGGCGGTGGTGCCAATGCCAAAACCGTTGAAGCCGGGTTCCGAATCATCCTGAAAGACCCGAACGTTAAAGCTATTCTGATCAATATTTTCGGCGGTATCGTTCGCTGCGACCGCGTGGCAACGGGCGTTGTAGAAGCCTACAAAGCTATCGGCGATATTCCGGTGCCAATCATCGTGCGCTTACAGGGCACCAACGCCGAAGAAGGTGCCCGCATCATCGACGAGTCGGGCCTGAAGGTGCAGTCGGCAGTGCTGCTGAAAGAAGCCGCCGACAAAGTTCGGGCCGTGGTAGAAGCGATGTAAATGCGTTTAAATCGTCCCGTCAGCAACGTAATGTTATGTTGCTGACGGGACGATTTGCGAAATGCGTATTTTTGTATTTTACGCAAATTTTCAAGATGTTAACTAATTAACAATCAGATATTTACTAAAAAATAAAACTTGTTTAGCGAATTTTTGAGAAAGACCGCAAAAGTCAAAGTACGCGTCTATTTAGGAGTTGATGGCAACTATTGAAGGCAGAATTAAGCGTTGACTATTAAACAAAAATTAAACTATGGCAAACAATCCTATGCTACATCTTATGGTCGGGAAGTGGAAAACGCCCAATCATTCAAATTGTAAAGCAGACGATGACAGTCATAAAGTTAAAAAAAAAATACTCAAACGAATTGGACGAAAAAATTTTTCAAAAAAGGTTGGCGACAACCCTGATATTGATATTACTGTTGAAGGGGTAATAATCTTAAAAGGCAGGGGGAAATTTAAAAACAGACCCTATTTCGTTTCAGATATTTCTGCTGACGACTATTTTGTTTTGAAATTTGTTCCTTTCACCGAGTCAAATGAAGTTGAGATTTCTATTCTTGTTCCAGACAAGGAGGAAGAGAACAATGATACTGGATTTGAGTTTGAATTTATCTCAGACAAATTATACATCATTCCTAATGATGAAAGGCTTATTTTAATCACTATCAATTATCTAATTGACAAATATATTAACAATAACACCAAGCAAGAAGAGAACTTTCTAGTTGTGTTACAGTCAAACAACTTGAAAAATGAGGACTAAAAATAAGGCTGCTGCCAACATGTGTTTTGTGTCAGGCGGGCTGATGTGCAAACTTGAAGCTTTGTGCTTCTAATCAACTTTAGTAATAAAATGGAACTTTTTGCTCCGAAATACCGCCCGAACGCAAAGCCCCAAACCGTTGATGGCAAGTGTAAAAATCACACCTTTGGACAACATTAAGCATCTTGACAACCATTTTAATTTAAATTTGTGGACAGAGATATAACAATTATTGGTGCAGGTTCGACAGGACTTTCGGCAGGATTATTTTTGGAGTCGTTGGGCTATAAACCAAGGATATTTGAGAAAAGAGATAGAGTAAAAATAACAAAAGCAATCGGCATAAATCCTGTAACGCTTCAACTTTTTGAGAAATATGGACTTACAAAAAGATTCATAAATAATGGTTGGAGATTAGATTGCATGAACTTTTGGTACAATGACGATTTAATATATAAAAACCAATTTTCAAAAGTAAGACACCCCTACCCTTTTATGGTTATTCAGCCTCAGTTTGAAACTGAACAAATATTAGAGGACTATTTGAGCGAAAAAGGCATTAAAATTGAAAGAAACGTTGAACTTTTGAAAATATCGAATGACAGAACTTCAATGAACTTGGAATTCAAAAATATCAATAATGACACAAATTTTAGCCTTCAAACAGACGGAATTGTTATTGGGGCGGACGGAAATAAAAGCAAAGTCAGACAAGAAATTGGTGTAGAAATGAAAGGTTGGGAACACCCTACCGAATATACTTTGTACGACATCGAATTAGAAACCCCTATTTCGCACAAAGAAGGACATTATCGCTTTTATAGAGACGGTGCTATGCTTATGTTACATATTCGTGACGGAGTTTGGCGAGTTGGTGGAAATTTAAAAGACGTACTCAACTATTTACCAAAAGACACTAAAATTGGAAAAACAAGTTGGGAAACAAACTTTACTATTAGTGAAAAGGTAGCTCAAAATTATAGTGTTGGCAATGTACACATCATTGGTGATGCGGCACATATTCATTCGCCTTTGGGCGGAAAGGGCATGAATATGTGCATTGAGGATAGTTACATTTTCTCAGAGCTTTTTCACCAAAACAGAGAGAAAGAGTTTTCAACTATTAGACGTAAAAGAGTACAAACTACGGTTGGAGTGTTAGGGCAACTTACCGAAGTAGTAGGCGGACAGCATTTTATTGGTAGGGTAATGCGAGGTAGCATGAAACCTTTTTCATTCTTATTTCCAGTTTTTATGCCTTACATGAGAAACTTTTTACTCGGACTAAAATGATAAAAACAGTATCAAGCGAACATAACACCTACCGCCAACATAGGTTTGTGACAAGTGGATCTGACAGAAATTATTGAACATTCGTAAGTAACTCAACGTCAGCAATTTACACTGGAAGATATTCCAGCCGATGAGTCCTCACCCACCTGCCACAACCCCCAAAAGCTGTCAACGAATAGCTATATTATCCTAACTTAGCAAAGAACACCCCACATTGGTTGAAGCGATACAGCAGACAACTGTATACCGTTTGGAATGCAGTCTACTGCGCTCCAAACGGTATTTCGGAAAGAATGGCTGAATTTTCCCGACACAAGCCAAGCTTATTCGAGGACAACGCCCATATCGCAAAACTTCTCGATGCGCTGATTGATGCGCTCTTCCGGCGTCAGGGCGTTGAGTTCGGCGAGGGTATCGAGAATAACGGTCTTGAGTTGGTGAGCCATTGCCACGTGGTCGTTGTGTGCTCCGCCGAGAGGTTCGTCAACGATGCCATCGATGAGTCGGGCCGTTTTCATGTCTCGGGCCGTAAGTTTCAGGGCTTCGGCGGCCTGTTCTTTAAAATTCCAGCCACGACTCCGCTAACGTCAGCACTGCTGCTTTGCGCCAGTTTCCTGGTTTCTTCCAGCCGCGCTTCGAGGTCGGCATAGGCTTTTCAAAATTGGGCGGCTACGCTTCAGCAGTTGACGATATTGTTCAGTGAACGGGTGAAAAGCTACATCACCATCTGAAACGATGACACACCTCATCGAAGAACATTTCCTTTCTTATGCGGCTGTCTGACCGCCATCGACTGTAAACTGACCACCTGTCAAAAACGATGCATCATCTGAAGCGAGAAACAAAACTAACTTCGATACGTCGGTTTCCTCGGCGTAGCGTTGAAGCGGAATAGCTTTGGCAAACTGCTCCTTAGCCTGAGCCGCCCCACCCGGTGCAAAGCCTTCTTCGAGCGAGCGCATCATTCGATTATCGACCGGCGAGGGGTGTACGGTATTGACCCGAATGTTATCGGCGGCTCCTTCCAAAGCAGCAACCTTCATCAGGCCGACTACGGCGTGTTTGCTGGTGACATAGGCCGATACGTTGGGAGTGCCGCGCAGACCCGCCACCGATGACGTGATGATAACACTGCCACCCCCGCCCTGTTTCATAATCGGCATTACGTATTTCAGGCCCAGCCATACACCCAGTACATTGACAGACAGTACTTTCTGAAAGATATCTTCGGGATAATCGACGAGTGGCTTCACAATACCTTCGATACCCGCATTATTGAAAAATATGTCTACACCACCCATTTTATCGGCGGCTGCTTTGGCATATGCCTCTACTTCGTCGGCCTTTGTTACATCGGCTTTTGCGTAGTGAGCGCGGTCGCCGAGTTCGTTGGCAACCGCCTGAAGTTTCTCTTCGTCAAGGTCAACGAGTAATACTGTTGCGCCTTCTTCCAAAAAAAGTTTGGCCGTGGTCTTTCCAATTCCGCCCGATCCACCGGTAATAATAACTCGTTTTCCCTGAAAGCGATTCATAATTCTGTTGAGTTTGGTACTACTAACCCAACAGAATGAATAGCGTATTGTTTGATAAAGATCGGCAGACATAAAAAAGCCACCCCGGCTGGGATGGCTTTTCGACGGGACCACAACGATTGGTTAGTCACCAATCGTTGTTTCAACCATCTTGCCTTTGCGCTTACCGGCGATAGCGGCATTGTTAGTAGCCGACTGCGCCGGACGCTGCATTTTATAGTTACGCTCGGCCACGTCGGTCGAGGGTGTATGCTCTACAGTGACGCCACCAGCAGGTTGTTGGGCCGGAGTTTGCCGCTTGTAGTTAGCCACGCTGGCATCGCCCGGTTTTGGCTGTTGTACGGCCACGCCTTTGTTGGCTTCCCACTGCCGGGCTGTAGCTGCTTTGTTGGCATGCTTGTAGTTGGCGGTCGAATAGGTATGATCGTTTCGCTTGTTATCCTGAGCCATCGTACAGCTTGTCAGTGCCAGTAAACATAGCACGGCTAAGGTGAAGATTGATTTTTTCATGGCCTTTACTGTGGTTTTGTTGTTGGGCAAATGTATAGTACACTTACCAAATATAAAAACACAAAAAAGTACTACTATGTTTATAGTTTTGCATATATTTTACTCCGTATTCGGGAAAAAGCAGAATCGTTGGTATAGAAATCGGCTTCATCAAGAGAAAACCATCGGATATTTTTAATTTCTGTAGAAAAGCCAAATTTTTCTCTTGTATTAGAAACAAACAAAAAACGCACGTCATAGTGCAAATGTTCGGGCACGTCACCCCGCGCCGGAATCGTGTGTACGTCAACATCGAAAATCTGCTGGCTGGCGAACTGCAACTGAGTCAGTCCGGTTTCTTCCTGCGCTTCGCGAAGAGCTACGGCGGCTACGTCGGGGTCGCCATCGGCATGACCGCCGGGTTGCAGCCACCGGTCGAGTTTGCGGTGATGAATGAGTAGCATCTGCGCGTAGTCGGGGCTGACAATAAAGGCCGAGCCGGTAACGTGACCAATCAGCAACGACCGCTCAAAACAGTCGGGGTGCTTTTCTACGAAGGCAATGGTTGCCTCGGTCATGGCGCGTTCGTGGGTATCGGCGGGTGTGTGCTGACGGAGTAAGGTCAGCAGGGGCAGTCGATGCATAAAAAGCGTTGGTTTTTATGGGGTAAAAGGCGCAATTTCGCGGTCGAATCACAATTCAAAAACAAAAACCATGCGTAAGCTCGTACTTAGTGGCGTCACGCTGTGCTTAGTAGCTCAGTTGGCTACCGCCCAGATTAAACTCCCCTCACCCAGCCCGGCGGCTACCATCATGCAGACCGTTGGTACTACCGACCTGACCGTAAAATACTCGCGCCCGAGTCTGAAAGGCCGCACGCCGTTCACCGATGCTTTTGTACCGCTCGGCAAAGTGTGGCGTACAGGTGCCAATCAGGCCACGGCGTTCACCACTACCACCGACCTGATGGTAAATGGCAAAACGCTGCCCGCTGGCACATATGCTATTATGTCGATTCCGACCGAGAACGACTGGACGCTGATTTTCAACAAGAACACCAGCGTATCGGAGCAGTCGTACAAACAGGAAGAAGACGCCCTGCGCGTATCGATTCAACCCACCGAGACCAATGAGAAAGCGGAAACGTTCACCATCGGTTTCGGCGACCTGACCGACAGCACAGCCACGATGAGTTTTATGTGGGCCAACTACAAAGCCACGGCCAACTTAGCCGTAAATACCGCTGCCAATGCAGCCGCCAATGTTGACAAAGCCGTAGCCGAAAAACCCGACGACGCGGCTGTTTTACAGGCCGCTGCCAGCTACAACCTCTCGAAAGGTCGTAATCTCGAACAGTCGCTGGGCATGATCGACAAGGCTATTGCGGCTAAAGAAACGTTCCGCAACCTGTTCGTGAAAGCGCAGTTGCTGGGTAAGATGGGTAAGTTCACCGAAGCCCTGCCCGTAGCGCAGAAAGCTCTCTCGCTCGGCCAAACCTCGAACGACGCAGCCTTCCCGTTCTTCAAAGACGGCATCGAAAAGAGTATTGCTGAATACACCAGCAAACTGCCCGCCATGCCTGCGCTGAAAGGTAAAAAAGGCAAGAAAGCGTAAAGAGCAGATTAGTTTATCAGGCGCAACGCCCGCTGGTGAAAGCCGGGGGCGTTGCTGTTTTCAGGCATTGCCGTGCGTCCATCCCCGGACATTTACTGTACGATTTCGGACGCTTCCTTTTCCATTATCATTCGGCAACTGCGACAGAACGCCTTTTTCGAGGTTGGCAGGTTGTTTGCTCACCTTCCGTAAGGGACCGAATTAATTCGGCTCCTTACGGAAAGCTATGCTCCAGAACTACCTCAAAATCGCCGTTCGGAATCTCTGGCGGAACCCGCTGTATAGCCTGCTCAATCTGGGCGGGCTGGCCCTGAGTACGGCCTGCTGTCTGCTTATTGCACTCTATGTGTATGACGAATGGAGTTACGACCGGCATTACCGCGAC from Spirosoma montaniterrae encodes:
- a CDS encoding FAD-dependent oxidoreductase; this encodes MDRDITIIGAGSTGLSAGLFLESLGYKPRIFEKRDRVKITKAIGINPVTLQLFEKYGLTKRFINNGWRLDCMNFWYNDDLIYKNQFSKVRHPYPFMVIQPQFETEQILEDYLSEKGIKIERNVELLKISNDRTSMNLEFKNINNDTNFSLQTDGIVIGADGNKSKVRQEIGVEMKGWEHPTEYTLYDIELETPISHKEGHYRFYRDGAMLMLHIRDGVWRVGGNLKDVLNYLPKDTKIGKTSWETNFTISEKVAQNYSVGNVHIIGDAAHIHSPLGGKGMNMCIEDSYIFSELFHQNREKEFSTIRRKRVQTTVGVLGQLTEVVGGQHFIGRVMRGSMKPFSFLFPVFMPYMRNFLLGLK
- a CDS encoding DUF2911 domain-containing protein, which gives rise to MRKLVLSGVTLCLVAQLATAQIKLPSPSPAATIMQTVGTTDLTVKYSRPSLKGRTPFTDAFVPLGKVWRTGANQATAFTTTTDLMVNGKTLPAGTYAIMSIPTENDWTLIFNKNTSVSEQSYKQEEDALRVSIQPTETNEKAETFTIGFGDLTDSTATMSFMWANYKATANLAVNTAANAAANVDKAVAEKPDDAAVLQAAASYNLSKGRNLEQSLGMIDKAIAAKETFRNLFVKAQLLGKMGKFTEALPVAQKALSLGQTSNDAAFPFFKDGIEKSIAEYTSKLPAMPALKGKKGKKA
- a CDS encoding GNAT family N-acetyltransferase; its protein translation is MPLTLQPLTEADVAFAIDAENHPDNRRFVGQWTAEQYRNALADPNYQCFVFMANGERVGHCLLYDLQNPDNAVLLKRIVIQAKGNGYGRAALHELAQYTFKILKANRLWLDVRAFNDRAKSLYESVGFVCEGTLRRASRVDDDYVDLNLYGLLREEYVEK
- a CDS encoding ABC transporter ATP-binding protein; the protein is MPLLHASDLRRNYGNLSVLKGINLTIEPGEVVSIVGASGAGKTTLLHILGTLDRPDTGSLQIANQDVFILTDNQLARFRNERIGFVFQFNNLLPEFTALENVCLPGFIAGKDERTVRQRAESLLTTLGLRERLGNLPSQLSGGEQQRVAVARALINEPAIVFADEPSGNLDSRNAEELHQLFFRLRDELGQTFIIVTHNEALAALADRTVTIRDGVIE
- a CDS encoding NUDIX hydrolase, which codes for MHRLPLLTLLRQHTPADTHERAMTEATIAFVEKHPDCFERSLLIGHVTGSAFIVSPDYAQMLLIHHRKLDRWLQPGGHADGDPDVAAVALREAQEETGLTQLQFASQQIFDVDVHTIPARGDVPEHLHYDVRFLFVSNTREKFGFSTEIKNIRWFSLDEADFYTNDSAFSRIRSKIYAKL
- a CDS encoding SDR family NAD(P)-dependent oxidoreductase yields the protein MNRFQGKRVIITGGSGGIGKTTAKLFLEEGATVLLVDLDEEKLQAVANELGDRAHYAKADVTKADEVEAYAKAAADKMGGVDIFFNNAGIEGIVKPLVDYPEDIFQKVLSVNVLGVWLGLKYVMPIMKQGGGGSVIITSSVAGLRGTPNVSAYVTSKHAVVGLMKVAALEGAADNIRVNTVHPSPVDNRMMRSLEEGFAPGGAAQAKEQFAKAIPLQRYAEETDVSKLVLFLASDDASFLTGGQFTVDGGQTAA
- the sucC gene encoding ADP-forming succinate--CoA ligase subunit beta, which codes for MNIHEYQGKDILKKYGVRIQEGIVAESPEKAVEAAKQIMAQTGSKFVVVKSQIHAGGRGKGKIVGSEQRGVALAKSVDDVRTIAINLIGNVLVTHQTGPEGKKVNKILVAQDVFYPGASEPKEMYLGILLDRSKACNVIMASTEGGMDIEEVAEKTPEKIVKEWIDPAVGLQPFQARKIAFGLGLEGEAFKEMVKFVTSLYKAYVDTDASMFEINPVLKTSDNKILAVDAKVNLDDNALYRHPDLANLRDLSEEDPLEVEASANDLNYVKLDGNVGCMVNGAGLAMATMDIIKLSGGEPANFLDVGGGANAKTVEAGFRIILKDPNVKAILINIFGGIVRCDRVATGVVEAYKAIGDIPVPIIVRLQGTNAEEGARIIDESGLKVQSAVLLKEAADKVRAVVEAM
- a CDS encoding LytR/AlgR family response regulator transcription factor, giving the protein MTVLLIEDEQAAARRLTRLLLDIDPTLQIGPALGSVAAAVMHLQTQPHPDLILSDIQLSDGLSFAVFRQVEPRCPIIFTTAYDEYAIQAFKLNSLDYLLKPIVATELQAALAKFRKLTQSQSPSVDYQQLWQALNQSQRTYRQRFLISYRDTYRTIPASEVAYFYSENKITRLVCPDGKWYPLTETLEELAEQLNPNQFFRANRQYIINLTSIVTIHKHFNGRLKVDLQPPIPDDLFVSRERADEFRNWLNQ